A single region of the Lates calcarifer isolate ASB-BC8 linkage group LG3, TLL_Latcal_v3, whole genome shotgun sequence genome encodes:
- the sf3a3 gene encoding LOW QUALITY PROTEIN: splicing factor 3A subunit 3 (The sequence of the model RefSeq protein was modified relative to this genomic sequence to represent the inferred CDS: deleted 1 base in 1 codon), translated as METILEQQRRYHEEKERLMDAKTKEMLHKKSTLREQINSDHRTRAMLDRYMEVSANLRDSYEDKDGMRKDELAAISGPNEFAEFYNRLKQIKEFHRKHPNEISIPMSAEFEELMKARDNPSEEAQNMVEFTDEEGYGRYLDLHDCYLKYINLKGAEKLEYITYLSSFDQLFDIPKDRKNAEYKKYLEMLLEYLQDYTDRVKPLLDQNELYGKVLTDFEKKWENGTFPGWPKETSSALTHAGAHLDLSAFSSWEELASLGLDRLKSALMALGLKCGGTLEERAQRLFSTKGKSLESLDPSLFAKNPKAKGPKKDTERNKEIAFLEAQVYEYVEILGEQRQLTHENVQRKQARTGEEREEEEEEQLSESESEDEDNEIIYNPKNLPLGWDGKPIPYWLYKLHGLNINYNCEICGNYTYRGPKAFQRHFAEWRHAHGMRCLGIPNTAHFANVTQIEDAVSLWGKLKSQKASERWQPDTEEEYEDSSGNVVNKKTYEDLKRQGLL; from the exons ATGGAGACTATATTGGAGCAACAGCGTCGCTATCAcgaagagaaggagagactaATGGATGCTAAAACGAAAGAAATGTTACACAAGAAGTCCACG CTGCGGGAACAGATTAACTCTGACCATCGAACAAGAGCAATGTTGGAT AGGTATATGGAAGTGAGTGCAAATCTCAGAGACTCATATGAAGACAAGGATGG AATGAGGAAGGATGAACTTGCTGCCATCTCAGGACCAAATGAGTTTGCAGAGTTCTATAACAGACTCAAACAAATAAAGGAGTTTCACAGGAAGCATCCTAATGAG ATTTCCATTCCCATGTCTGCAGAGTTTGAAGAGCTGATGAAGGCCAGAGACAATCCCAGCGAGGAGGCTCAGA ACATGGTGGAATTCACTGATGAGGAAGGATATGGTCGTTACCTTGATCTCCACGACTGCTACCTGAAGTACATCAACTTGAAGGGAGCTGAG AAACTTGAGTATATCACTTACCTGTCTTCATTCGACCAGCTGTTTGACATCCCCAAGGACAGGAAAAATGCTGAATACAAAAA GTATTTGGAGATGCTGCTGGAGTACCTGCAGGACTACACAGACAGGGTCAAACCTCTGCTGGACCAGAACGAGCTCTACGGCAAAGTGCTGACAGACTTTGAGAAAAAGTGGGAGAACGGGACCTTTCCAGGCTGGCCT AAAGAGACAAGTAGTGCTTTGACACATGCCGGAGCTCATCTGGATCTTTCTGCCTTCTCTTCTTGGGAG GAGTTGGCCTCCTTGGGTCTGGACAGATTGAAGTCTGCTCTCATGGCTTTGGGACTG AAGTGCGGAGG GACTCTGGAGGAGAGAGCTCAGAGACTCTTCAGCACTAAAGGCAAATCCCTGGAATCACTGGACCCTTCACTGTTTGCCAAGAATCCCAAAGCCAAAGGCCCTAAAAA AGACACAGAGCGTAACAAGGAAATTGCCTTCCTGGAGGCTCAAGTATATGAATATGTGGAGATCCTCGGG GAGCAGAGGCAGCTGACTCATGAGAACGTACAGAGGAAGCAGGCCAGGACCGGAGAGGAGcgcgaggaagaggaggaagaacagCTCAGTGAGAGCGAGAGCGAAGACGAAGACAACGAAATCATCTACAACCCCAAGAATCTACCGCTGGGCTGGGACGGCAAG CCAATTCCATACTGGCTCTATAAACTCCACGGGCTGAACATCAACTACAACTGTGAGATCTGTGGAAACTACACCTACAGAGGACCCAAAGCCTTCCAGAGACACTTTgca GAATGGAGGCATGCTCATGGTATGCGCTGTCTTGGAATCCCCAACACCGCTCACTTCGCCAACGTCACTCAAATCGAGGACGCCGTCTCCT TGTGGGGAAAACTGAAGTCCCAGAAGGCATCAGAGCGGTGGCAGCCAGACACAGAG gaagAGTATGAGGACTCGAGTGGAAATGTTGTCAACAAGAAGACCTACGAGGATCTGAAGAGACAGGGCTTGCTGTag